The Magnetococcus marinus MC-1 genome contains the following window.
GTCTTAGCGCCCCCTTTGCCCAACTGGCACGCGCCCCCTTACCCCGCCAAGCGGGCCCCATTCGCGCCGGCTGTTTTGGTAATTTTAGCCGACCGGTCCTGCAAGTACAGGCGCTCCACCGTATGGTACGTGAGCACCCCAACGTGCAGTTTCACTTTTGGGGGCCTTACGACCCAGCGGCACCTCTAATCCCCTTTTTACAAAACCAGCCCCACGTCACCCTGCATGGCATGGTTGACAAGCCCCAACTGGCGCAACAGGCCGCGCAAATGGATCTGTTTATCCTAGCCTATGCCGATGATGGTTATAGCTATGATCGATCCAATGCCCATAAGCTGCTTGAATATTTAGCCACAGGCAAGGTGGTGGTCTCCAGCCTAATCGAAACCTACCGCCACCAACCCATGCTCATCCGCGCCCCCGCCGATGGGGATGATCACCAACTGGCTCCACTGTTTGCCGAAACCGTGGCACAATTAGATTTTTATAATCGCCCAACGCTCCAAACCCAACGCCGCACTTTGGCTCTGGAAAATCTTTATGAAAAACATCTCCTGCGGATTGATACGCTACTGACCCAAAGCGTCACAGAGAAAGTTAAGCACGCATGAATGCGGTCTCCAGCAATACAGAACGGTTTGCCCGCCCCGCAGACGCGGCCCGACAGCGCCATATTCTTATCCTCCCTTCCGAGCAATTTTTACCGGCGGAGAGTCATCTGGCAGGCATCTTTCAGCACCACCAGATCCAAGCCATGCAAGGCTACCCTTTACATTTTGGGGTTCTTTCTGTGCGGCTACGCTACTCTCTGCCCATGCTGGTTAAAAACCTTGTGCGGCGCTGTTTCGGACGCCCCCGCACCTACCCCCTAACCGAATACGGGTTTGCCGCACTGGGAAAACTGTTGTGGCAGCGCCTGCTACCAAGCCAGCACTCAGTTACCTTTGAAACGATTGCCCAAGCCCAAGTCGTGCGGGTAGAAGGAGCGTGGTTACTGCCCCCCCATCCCCGTTGGGACCATCTAAGCTGGCTACGGGCAGGCAAACATGGCTTTTTTCATTACGTCAAACGGCATGGCATGCCCGATTTGATCCATGCCCACAACGCCCTCAATGCGGGTCTGTTGGCTCAGTGGATCCAACGCCGTTATGGGGTCCCCTATCTCTTAACCGAACACAGCTCATACTATCAACAGGGGCGCGTACCCATGGGTTTGCTGCCGATGATCCGTCAAACCGTGGCCCAAGCTCGGCGCTATTTTGTGGTTAGCCCTCAACTGGGCCGAGTGATGGTGGCGCAGCTTGGGCCAATTGCGCAGCGGGCTGAACCTTTAGCCAATGTTTTACCCCCACTGTTTGAGGAACAGCCGCTGCCCTTGCCGGTCAAACCTGCCAACCCTTTTGTGTTTTTGGCGGTAGGCAACCTACTTCCTGTCAAGGGGCACGCACTGTTGCTGGAAAGCTTTGCCCTGGCCTTTGCTGGAAACCCCCACATGCTGCTCCGTCTGGCGGGGGATGGACCATTAAGAGAGGCGTTAACCGCTCTTGCTGCAAGGTTGGGCCTTGAGCCACAGATCACCTTTTTAGGGGAGATTTCGGCCCAACAGGTCAAACAAGAGATGCTGACCGCCCATGCGCTGGTGCTCTCTAGCCATATTGAGACCTTTGGGGTGGTGCTTATTGAAGCCATGGCCTGTGGACTACCTGTTCTCGCCACTGCTTGTGGTGGGCCCAACGATCTGGTAGAGACCAACAATGGCCTTTTGGTACCCCCGGGGGAACCCTCGGCCATGGCACAGGCGATGCAACATCTACAGCAACAGTGGCCCCAGTTTGAAGGCGCGGCGATTCGACAAAACGCACTCGAACGCTATGGGTCGCGGGGTTTTGCCCAGCGCTTGTATGCCATCTATCAGGATGCCTGTTCTTAGGGAGCTTTCGCCCTACCTTACTTGGAAAGATGAGTATTGATCCATGTCACAACCCTATCGCCAATGCAGCCTGTCGGTTTTAGATACCCTCGACGACCCCCACATGACTTTTGATGCCCAAGGGCGTTGCCACTACTATCATGCTTATAAACGAGCAGAAGCCCGCGACGTCAAAACAGGATCGGAAGGTGAGACACTGCTCCAAAATCTCGCAGAGCGTATTCGAGCCGATGGGCGCGGCAAACCCTATGATTGCATTATGGGGCTAAGTGGCGGCGTGGATAGCAGCTATGTCGCTTGGCAGGCGCACCGTTTGGGGCTGCGCCCCTTGGCGGTACACCTGGATAATGGCTGGAACTCCGAGCTCTCCGTACAAAATATTGAACAGATTGTCACCCGGCTGAACATGGATCTCTATACCCATGTATTGGACTGGAACGCCTTTCGGGATCTCCAGCGGGCCTATCTTAAAGCCTCGGTCATTGATATTGAGGTGATTACCGATCATGCCATTTTTGCCTTGCTCTACCGCATAGCCGGGAAGAAAGGCATTAAACATATTCTGAGCGGCACCAATGTGGTCACGGAGTTTGTCCTACCCCCACACTGGATTTTTAATAAAGGGGACCATGTAAATATTCAGGCCATCCACAAAGCCTATGGCACCCAACCCTTAGTCAACTATCCCTTTATGGATCTGCGCGTGAAAAAATGGCTGCAACTGGTCAAACAGATCCGCTCCCACTCCATCCTTAACTGGGTACCCTACCATAAAGCCGAGGTTAAACAGATTATTCAACAAGAGCTGGGTTGGCGCGACTATGGGGGAAAACATTTTGAGTCGATCTTTACCCGCTTTTATCAGGGCTATATTCTACCCACCAAGTTTGGGGTGGATAAGCGCAAGGCCCATTTGAGTAATCTCATTTTTGCCGGTCAACTTACCAAGCAAGCGGCGCTTAAAGAGCTAGAGAGCCCCCCCTTATCCCCCCGCATGGTCGAGGAAGATCGGACCTTTGTGATCAAAAAGCTGGGGTTTAGCCCAGAAGAGTTTACGCAAATTATGCAAACCCCCCCGCGCCCCCACAGTGACTTTGCGATGGAGCAGGGTATTTTCACCCAATATCCGGCCCTTAAACCCCTGCGCGGGTTGGTGAATCTGGCAAAAAAATGGGTGGCACCGCAAGCGTAGCCGCC
Protein-coding sequences here:
- a CDS encoding glycosyltransferase → MRYLTNKTILLLSPQPWAHVKISKHHYAQLLAQHNRVYFVEPPLDHGPVGITCHPIPEQENVWQVVYRSFFPRRIRFHLPWLYKRLMHLQIQRINQAIGGTADLVWSFDFNTFPDLRAFGAQQTIFHPVDPMADPASINIGYSADLIFSVSQSILRTFADPRLATKCHWINHGLSAPFAQLARAPLPRQAGPIRAGCFGNFSRPVLQVQALHRMVREHPNVQFHFWGPYDPAAPLIPFLQNQPHVTLHGMVDKPQLAQQAAQMDLFILAYADDGYSYDRSNAHKLLEYLATGKVVVSSLIETYRHQPMLIRAPADGDDHQLAPLFAETVAQLDFYNRPTLQTQRRTLALENLYEKHLLRIDTLLTQSVTEKVKHA
- a CDS encoding glycosyltransferase family 4 protein, whose amino-acid sequence is MNAVSSNTERFARPADAARQRHILILPSEQFLPAESHLAGIFQHHQIQAMQGYPLHFGVLSVRLRYSLPMLVKNLVRRCFGRPRTYPLTEYGFAALGKLLWQRLLPSQHSVTFETIAQAQVVRVEGAWLLPPHPRWDHLSWLRAGKHGFFHYVKRHGMPDLIHAHNALNAGLLAQWIQRRYGVPYLLTEHSSYYQQGRVPMGLLPMIRQTVAQARRYFVVSPQLGRVMVAQLGPIAQRAEPLANVLPPLFEEQPLPLPVKPANPFVFLAVGNLLPVKGHALLLESFALAFAGNPHMLLRLAGDGPLREALTALAARLGLEPQITFLGEISAQQVKQEMLTAHALVLSSHIETFGVVLIEAMACGLPVLATACGGPNDLVETNNGLLVPPGEPSAMAQAMQHLQQQWPQFEGAAIRQNALERYGSRGFAQRLYAIYQDACS
- a CDS encoding N-acetyl sugar amidotransferase, with translation MSQPYRQCSLSVLDTLDDPHMTFDAQGRCHYYHAYKRAEARDVKTGSEGETLLQNLAERIRADGRGKPYDCIMGLSGGVDSSYVAWQAHRLGLRPLAVHLDNGWNSELSVQNIEQIVTRLNMDLYTHVLDWNAFRDLQRAYLKASVIDIEVITDHAIFALLYRIAGKKGIKHILSGTNVVTEFVLPPHWIFNKGDHVNIQAIHKAYGTQPLVNYPFMDLRVKKWLQLVKQIRSHSILNWVPYHKAEVKQIIQQELGWRDYGGKHFESIFTRFYQGYILPTKFGVDKRKAHLSNLIFAGQLTKQAALKELESPPLSPRMVEEDRTFVIKKLGFSPEEFTQIMQTPPRPHSDFAMEQGIFTQYPALKPLRGLVNLAKKWVAPQA